In one Chryseobacterium camelliae genomic region, the following are encoded:
- a CDS encoding cbb3-type cytochrome oxidase subunit 3 yields MIPQNFKDILSNTENAGFYQTLALIFFILFFLALIIYVFSRPKKYYKEEEEAPLQDDEDDFNLKN; encoded by the coding sequence ATGATTCCTCAGAACTTTAAAGATATATTATCCAATACAGAAAATGCTGGTTTTTACCAGACACTGGCTCTGATTTTCTTTATACTGTTCTTCTTAGCTTTGATAATATATGTTTTTAGCAGACCTAAAAAATATTACAAAGAAGAAGAAGAGGCTCCTCTGCAGGATGATGAAGATGATTTTAATTTAAAAAATTAA